A single Carnobacterium inhibens subsp. inhibens DSM 13024 DNA region contains:
- a CDS encoding hydrolase, whose amino-acid sequence MEEKKGSPSITTDLRKHYVSVPEIIDTASGIIINGKRFRSLIFTTDIAIIMNNDADAVIAVYPFSPHPAIIQGITTVASMPVIAGVGGGITNGHRSANIALFAESHGCIGVVLNSPTPKETIRVVDTMVDVPIISTIVSEYTDIQEKLDAGADILNVSGAARTAHIVREIRKEFPKVPIIATGGPTEESIKETIAAGANAITYTPPSNGKLFSELMKKYRGQEETKYEERQDLEEKK is encoded by the coding sequence ATGGAAGAGAAAAAAGGTTCTCCAAGCATTACGACTGATTTAAGAAAGCATTATGTCTCCGTCCCGGAAATAATCGATACGGCCAGCGGTATTATTATAAATGGCAAACGATTTCGATCACTTATTTTTACAACCGATATTGCGATTATTATGAATAACGATGCGGATGCTGTTATTGCTGTCTATCCATTTTCACCTCATCCAGCGATCATTCAAGGGATCACTACTGTAGCCAGTATGCCAGTTATTGCGGGAGTTGGCGGAGGTATTACGAATGGACATCGTTCAGCTAACATTGCTTTATTTGCTGAATCACATGGTTGTATTGGAGTTGTATTAAACTCACCTACACCAAAAGAAACAATTCGTGTGGTTGATACGATGGTCGATGTGCCAATCATATCAACTATCGTTTCAGAATACACAGATATTCAAGAAAAACTGGATGCTGGAGCAGATATTTTGAATGTCAGTGGAGCTGCACGAACAGCTCATATTGTGCGTGAGATACGCAAAGAATTTCCGAAAGTTCCGATCATTGCAACCGGTGGGCCAACAGAAGAAAGCATTAAGGAAACAATCGCTGCTGGTGCCAATGCGATTACTTATACACCACCAAGTAACGGAAAATTATTCAGTGAATTAATGAAAAAATACCGCGGTCAAGAAGAAACCAAGTATGAAGAACGACAAGACTTAGAAGAGAAAAAATAA